In Kordiimonas sp. SCSIO 12610, the following are encoded in one genomic region:
- a CDS encoding A24 family peptidase: MKSFRLPNHATLPLMAAGLLWNVLFIRGDAATDAIIGAAAGYLFIWSIREVYIRTRNIEAIGLGDAKFLAAAGAWLGWQTLPFILLTASVSALIIVTFQSLTNRKIDSKTAIPFGPYLCIGFWTLWSAKYVVI, from the coding sequence TTGAAATCATTTCGGCTGCCTAATCATGCGACACTTCCCTTGATGGCTGCGGGCCTGCTATGGAATGTTCTGTTCATTCGAGGTGATGCCGCCACCGACGCCATTATCGGCGCTGCTGCAGGGTATCTTTTTATCTGGAGCATCAGAGAAGTTTATATACGAACACGAAACATAGAGGCAATCGGCCTGGGCGACGCAAAGTTTCTTGCTGCTGCGGGAGCATGGCTCGGGTGGCAAACCCTTCCCTTTATTCTGTTAACCGCATCCGTGAGTGCACTTATAATTGTAACATTTCAATCACTTACAAATAGAAAAATCGACTCAAAGACAGCAATCCCCTTCGGCCCCTACCTATGCATTGGATTCTGGACTCTTTGGTCAGCTAAATATGTCGTGATTTAA
- a CDS encoding MBL fold metallo-hydrolase, with protein MMLKAQIVPVTSFSQNCSIVWCSETMEGAFVDPGGDVSKLTEAADKLGVNIVKIFLTHGHLDHAGGAADLKDKFDLPIIGPHADDLFWLDGIEEQAAQYGMAGLRCCVPDEWLNDGDAVTLGNLTMDVIHCPGHTPGHVVFYEKNTKVAFVGDVLFKGSIGRTDFPKGNFDDLVGAITGKLWPLGNEVTFVPGHGPLSTFGAERQSNPFVGDRVLNKA; from the coding sequence ATGATGCTGAAAGCGCAAATTGTACCTGTAACCAGTTTTTCGCAGAATTGCAGCATCGTATGGTGCAGCGAAACGATGGAAGGTGCGTTTGTTGACCCGGGTGGGGACGTTAGTAAACTAACAGAAGCCGCTGATAAGCTTGGTGTCAATATTGTCAAAATTTTCCTGACACACGGGCATTTGGATCACGCTGGCGGTGCGGCTGATTTAAAAGACAAGTTTGATTTGCCAATTATCGGCCCCCATGCGGATGATCTTTTCTGGTTAGATGGTATCGAAGAACAGGCTGCACAGTATGGTATGGCAGGTCTTCGTTGCTGCGTGCCTGATGAGTGGCTTAATGACGGCGATGCCGTTACTTTAGGGAACCTGACAATGGACGTAATTCATTGCCCTGGTCATACGCCCGGCCATGTTGTCTTCTATGAGAAAAATACCAAAGTCGCTTTCGTCGGTGATGTATTGTTTAAAGGGTCCATTGGTCGAACCGATTTTCCGAAAGGGAATTTTGATGATTTGGTTGGCGCGATTACTGGCAAGCTTTGGCCGCTTGGTAATGAAGTTACCTTTGTGCCCGGCCACGGCCCACTTTCCACGTTCGGGGCCGAGCGTCAAAGCAACCCATTCGTCGGAGACCGCGTATTAAATAAGGCATAA
- a CDS encoding flavin reductase family protein: MHFASKDIPAASAYKLLTSTVVPRPIAFVTTISADGIVNAAPFSFFNAMGSEPPVVALGFEPKADGSDKDTPNNIFDTGEFVVNIVDENLASQMNICAGPYPASESEIEAAELATVQSLEVAPPRISLSPVSFECKLFQNVPLGGGGHIVIGEILHFHVRDDIIESLDPLRINVRKLDAIARLTGADYARTTDTFQIKRPT, from the coding sequence ATGCATTTTGCTTCCAAAGATATTCCTGCCGCTTCGGCCTATAAGCTGCTGACTTCCACAGTTGTCCCACGCCCCATTGCATTTGTAACGACAATAAGTGCTGACGGTATCGTCAATGCTGCGCCCTTTAGCTTTTTTAATGCGATGGGAAGTGAGCCACCAGTAGTGGCATTAGGGTTTGAGCCAAAGGCAGATGGCAGCGATAAGGATACGCCGAACAATATTTTCGATACAGGCGAATTCGTCGTGAATATCGTTGATGAAAATCTGGCTAGTCAGATGAATATTTGTGCTGGCCCGTATCCCGCAAGCGAGAGCGAAATAGAAGCCGCCGAATTAGCAACTGTTCAGTCACTTGAGGTAGCGCCGCCGCGCATAAGCCTGTCCCCCGTTAGTTTTGAGTGTAAATTATTTCAGAATGTTCCACTTGGCGGCGGTGGTCATATCGTCATTGGTGAAATTCTGCACTTTCACGTTCGCGATGATATTATAGAAAGCCTTGATCCCCTTCGTATCAATGTGCGGAAACTGGATGCGATCGCGCGGTTGACAGGTGCCGACTATGCGAGAACAACAGACACATTTCAGATCAAACGTCCTACTTAA